The genomic region AATGATGCTTTGGCGATACCCATCACGTTGTAGTTAGGAACAGCGCGTTCTGAACCAAAGTAAGTCATTGTCACAATGCTACCATTTGGTTTTAAGAGGTCACGACCATATTTAGCGACGGCGATTAATGAATACGCACTGATTTCTTGGGCTAATAAGTAACCTGAACGAGATGTTTCATAAACCTTACCCTCTAACTCTTCACGGTTGGCATAGGCGATCGCATGAACAATCCCATCAATTTGACCCACTTTAGCTTTAATTTCAGCAAAAGTTTGTTCAATTGCGGCATCATCGCTGACATCACATTCAACCAATAAGCTTGTTTCGGGGACAAATTTTGACAAACTATGTTTAATTCGGTCGTTTTGGTAGGTATAAATAACCTCCCCACCAGCTTGTGTAATTGCTTGTGCACATCCCCACGCGATACTTCTTTGATTAGCAACGCCCATCACTAGGATTTTCTTTCCATTTAACACGTTTCTGACACTCCTTTTTTTCGTTAAAATTGCCTAAATCTGGCTTGTCGAGTGGCCAATAAAGTCTCGACAGGTAATTGTTGTAATTGATTTAATTGTTCGGTTAAGACGGTGGTTATATTTTGACAGAAAAGGTGTTCATCTGGTTCTTCTTGAATAATCCCTTCAATCACACCGGCATCTTGTAAAGATT from Latilactobacillus sakei subsp. sakei DSM 20017 = JCM 1157 harbors:
- the fabI gene encoding enoyl-ACP reductase FabI — encoded protein: MLNGKKILVMGVANQRSIAWGCAQAITQAGGEVIYTYQNDRIKHSLSKFVPETSLLVECDVSDDAAIEQTFAEIKAKVGQIDGIVHAIAYANREELEGKVYETSRSGYLLAQEISAYSLIAVAKYGRDLLKPNGSIVTMTYFGSERAVPNYNVMGIAKASLEASVRYLARDLGADQIRVNAISAGAIKTLAVTGVKDFRSLLEESEKRTVDGQSVTIEEVGNVAGFLLSDMATGVTGDIIYVDKGVHLQ